The Methanofastidiosum sp. genome contains the following window.
CATAAAAAAATCATGTGTATAATCAATATGTACCTCTTGGTTGTTGATCTTTAATTCAAGAACATGTCCCCCGGCCTTTTTATCTTCAGTTAAAAAATGAAAATGATACTCGGGTACATTCATATCCCCTACATATTGGGGTATCCTAAAACCCACTAAGGTTCCCTTCACATTATTAAATTCAAAAAACCTTTGATCTTCTATGGCATTGACCAATGGCGGGTAGGGTTTTTCTTGTTTGGGTACACTTCTAGTCTTTATATAATCAAAATTACCTTCCACTAATATTAGATAAAATACATTATGTGTAGGAATGTTATTGTCAATGTATTTTGTGAATTGATTGTAATCTAAGGTCTCATTTATTTTAATCGATTTATCTACGTCAAAAAATGTAACTATTGCGAAAGGAGTTTTCTCATTATCTTCAATTTGATATGCTATCCCATCTACCTTAACTTGATAGAATTTTCCATTAACTTGTATCATTTCCCCATCTAAAGAATTTATTGTTCCAAGGCCATAATTTCCATGATTTTTAAGCTCACCAAAAGTCATGTCGCCGTCATAAATCCCTTCTAAAAGAGCTTCGATTGTTGAGTATTGATACAATATATCTTTATTTTCTAAATTGTTGTTCTTATTTTGATTTAAACAACATAAAGTTGAGATTATAAGAATTAATGTAAAACATAATACTAATGATTTGTTTTTCATAATCCTCCTCGATAAAAAAATTAATTATAATATTTTTGATATAAATGCCTGAGTTCTTGGATTCTGGGGATTTTCGAATATTTCTTTTGGTTCATTTTCCTCAATAATATAGCCCTCATCCATAAATATAACCCTATCTGCAACTTCTTTTGCAAATCCCATTTCATGAGTAACAACTATCA
Protein-coding sequences here:
- the budA gene encoding acetolactate decarboxylase, with translation MKNKSLVLCFTLILIISTLCCLNQNKNNNLENKDILYQYSTIEALLEGIYDGDMTFGELKNHGNYGLGTINSLDGEMIQVNGKFYQVKVDGIAYQIEDNEKTPFAIVTFFDVDKSIKINETLDYNQFTKYIDNNIPTHNVFYLILVEGNFDYIKTRSVPKQEKPYPPLVNAIEDQRFFEFNNVKGTLVGFRIPQYVGDMNVPEYHFHFLTEDKKAGGHVLELKINNQEVHIDYTHDFFMTAPDNEDFYNLDSDNNIDEDIKIVEKGK